From a region of the Paenibacillus sp. FSL R10-2734 genome:
- a CDS encoding response regulator, translating into MHQLLIIDDQTALVDDLADMLPWHEIGVDIVHKAYSGREALELLYEHSIDVVVTDICMPGMSGLELIAEIKRNWKHTKCILLTGFADFEYTKQALKLRSSDYLLKPVEDEELMDAVRKAMDELEQEWQEIISIQKINYTLREQLPKLREYLLRDLITGKQDPAIGPLSKKLQMYEVPIARNASYSIMLLRIDTTEGEYDQSDETLIEYALTNIAAELFGTRMEIWHCTDMHGIIVCLLSDKSHPNTMEPTKISEEEELDVWIETQAFQLQRAAKSYLKVGISVLTSKRGQFPQNIRTMYQSSLASFRHFIGRDTELFISLAKEPNRGELQQLSELYLTPSLGLLLEMGQWEAANEKLAAILQELEEEWRDSQEHILETYFTIASSISSLIHRTKKWMADTIGEDFYTVTSGQPMQTVDELRNWSERVIASYRRSVSSVEKDSRNSIIRKVQEYIAQNPGTASLQTISSSVYLNPSYLSKIYKLETGEGISEYTLRVRMEKAIVLLEQSPEKIYEISTLLGYQKPSYFIHLFKKHYGITPQEYRNKLGL; encoded by the coding sequence ATGCACCAACTGTTAATCATAGATGATCAGACAGCACTTGTAGATGATTTGGCTGATATGCTTCCATGGCACGAAATAGGCGTCGACATTGTTCATAAAGCCTACTCAGGACGTGAAGCGCTAGAGCTACTCTATGAACATTCGATCGACGTCGTTGTGACTGATATCTGCATGCCTGGCATGTCAGGGCTCGAGCTCATTGCCGAAATCAAACGTAACTGGAAACATACCAAATGCATTTTGCTCACAGGCTTTGCCGATTTTGAATATACCAAACAAGCTTTGAAGCTGAGATCGAGTGATTATCTACTTAAACCTGTTGAGGACGAAGAATTAATGGACGCCGTCCGAAAAGCAATGGACGAGCTTGAACAGGAATGGCAGGAGATTATTTCGATCCAAAAAATTAATTATACGCTCAGAGAGCAGCTACCTAAGCTGCGAGAATACCTACTGCGGGATCTGATTACCGGTAAGCAGGACCCAGCCATCGGTCCACTTTCCAAAAAGCTTCAAATGTATGAAGTACCCATTGCCAGAAACGCTTCTTACAGCATAATGCTGCTAAGGATTGATACGACTGAAGGCGAGTACGATCAGAGTGATGAAACACTTATTGAATACGCACTAACTAACATTGCAGCCGAACTGTTTGGCACTCGTATGGAGATATGGCATTGTACAGATATGCATGGAATTATCGTCTGCTTGCTGTCAGACAAGTCTCACCCAAATACGATGGAACCAACAAAGATAAGCGAAGAAGAGGAGCTCGATGTCTGGATTGAAACACAGGCCTTTCAGCTCCAGCGTGCGGCCAAATCCTATTTAAAGGTAGGTATATCCGTTCTAACGAGCAAACGAGGTCAATTCCCGCAAAATATCCGGACCATGTATCAGTCCTCACTGGCCAGCTTCAGGCATTTCATCGGTAGGGATACCGAATTGTTCATCTCACTGGCTAAGGAACCTAACCGTGGAGAACTGCAGCAGCTGAGTGAGCTCTACCTTACGCCGTCGCTTGGCTTACTGCTTGAGATGGGCCAATGGGAAGCAGCCAATGAAAAGCTCGCAGCAATTCTACAGGAGCTAGAAGAAGAATGGAGAGACTCGCAGGAGCATATCCTTGAAACCTATTTCACCATAGCCTCGTCTATCTCTTCTCTTATTCACCGTACGAAGAAATGGATGGCTGACACAATAGGTGAAGATTTCTACACTGTAACTAGCGGGCAACCTATGCAAACCGTAGATGAACTGCGTAACTGGAGTGAGCGTGTCATCGCCAGCTACCGTCGCTCGGTCAGCAGCGTGGAGAAAGATTCCCGGAACTCCATCATCCGCAAGGTTCAGGAATACATAGCGCAGAATCCAGGTACAGCTTCACTGCAAACGATCTCCTCGAGTGTGTATCTGAATCCTTCATATCTCTCTAAGATTTACAAACTTGAGACCGGTGAAGGAATCAGTGAATATACGCTTCGTGTTCGTATGGAGAAAGCAATCGTTCTACTAGAGCAATCTCCTGAAAAAATCTATGAAATTTCAACCTTGCTTGGCTATCAGAAACCAAGCTATTTCATTCATCTATTCAAGAAGCATTATGGCATAACACCGCAGGAATACCGCAACAAACTCGGTTTGTAA
- a CDS encoding histidine kinase translates to MNTRFNTFTKIISLVLILLIPLVGLYWFSNQTSLRVVSDEIEKSMYKDLTYFAVQTDNVAAQLSKGGLILSEDINVRALEFIEIMTLYEQTNEKLKIDDKLKLVIASSTWDTTLSIYAPDTRTFVSSNVSNVFDNNQLRRNFSRTWKVTNDVPSFYRGQLRFVRHITEPFNSSLEQAKLIVEMSFPATDLIKALDRFKKGGKGDPFFISDDHSVIQAIDADHKLQKELIEKIDLKVLAKHPFTRLTLSGSEYAVSGVWMPELRQYLVDYLPIQDVVRPITTNSYLFYSSIFFLLVGSTIAAYFLYNTVQVPIRELIRGVRRVKRGDYTTINVLHPNNEFHFLLVSFNDMATQIEQLIQNVYLEQIASRDANLKQLQSQINPHFLYNCFTLIRSLTRLGEKETVMQLTMHLSKYYRYTTYSERQTAELKEEIDLVQSYLAIQAIKVQDLKYEIDIPTAFAGLKLPRLILQPLVENAVLHGIEPVGCGSIHISAYVSEEYNIIAVQDDGIGLTEEKLISLQRQIAFPPVEDKGCALWNTRQRIQLQFGKEAGLRIIRREEGGVETQLYWPNQSDYDSAS, encoded by the coding sequence ATGAACACACGCTTTAATACATTTACAAAAATCATCTCTTTGGTCCTGATTCTACTAATTCCTCTTGTAGGACTATATTGGTTCTCCAACCAGACAAGTCTTCGCGTAGTCTCAGATGAAATTGAGAAATCGATGTACAAGGATCTTACATACTTTGCCGTGCAGACTGACAATGTTGCTGCGCAGCTCTCTAAAGGCGGACTCATCCTCAGCGAAGATATCAACGTACGCGCTCTCGAATTCATCGAGATTATGACACTGTATGAGCAGACGAATGAAAAGCTCAAAATTGATGACAAGCTGAAACTTGTAATCGCTTCCTCAACATGGGATACAACACTTAGCATCTATGCCCCCGACACCCGAACTTTTGTTTCCTCCAATGTGTCTAACGTGTTTGACAACAACCAGCTTCGGCGCAATTTCTCTCGGACTTGGAAAGTAACGAACGATGTCCCCTCCTTCTATCGCGGGCAGCTGCGCTTTGTTCGTCATATTACCGAGCCATTTAATTCCTCCTTGGAACAGGCCAAACTGATTGTAGAAATGAGCTTTCCTGCTACGGATTTGATCAAGGCACTTGATCGTTTCAAGAAAGGGGGGAAAGGCGATCCTTTCTTTATTTCAGACGATCATAGTGTGATACAAGCCATAGACGCTGATCATAAGCTACAGAAAGAGCTGATTGAAAAGATCGATCTTAAGGTTCTCGCTAAACACCCATTCACACGTCTTACACTATCTGGAAGCGAATACGCCGTCAGTGGTGTCTGGATGCCAGAGCTCAGACAGTATCTAGTAGATTATTTGCCGATTCAGGATGTAGTGCGGCCGATTACAACAAACAGCTATTTGTTTTACAGCTCGATTTTCTTCCTGCTCGTAGGTAGTACTATCGCTGCGTACTTCCTGTACAACACAGTTCAGGTGCCGATTCGCGAACTAATTCGTGGTGTCCGAAGGGTTAAACGGGGAGATTACACAACGATCAATGTCTTGCATCCAAATAACGAATTTCACTTTCTGCTGGTCAGCTTTAATGATATGGCCACACAAATTGAACAGCTTATACAAAATGTTTACTTGGAGCAGATTGCTTCAAGAGACGCTAACCTGAAGCAACTGCAATCACAGATTAATCCGCATTTTCTATACAATTGCTTCACACTCATTCGCAGTCTGACGCGTCTAGGTGAGAAAGAAACGGTTATGCAGCTAACGATGCACCTCAGTAAATATTACCGTTACACGACCTATTCCGAGCGGCAGACCGCCGAGCTGAAAGAGGAAATCGATTTGGTTCAAAGCTACTTAGCCATTCAGGCGATCAAGGTTCAGGATTTAAAATATGAGATTGATATACCCACTGCCTTCGCAGGGCTTAAGCTACCGCGTCTTATCCTCCAGCCGCTGGTAGAGAATGCAGTACTGCACGGCATAGAACCGGTAGGCTGCGGAAGTATTCATATCAGTGCCTATGTCTCCGAAGAGTATAATATTATTGCAGTGCAGGATGACGGTATTGGTCTTACGGAAGAAAAGCTTATCTCATTGCAGCGGCAGATTGCGTTTCCACCTGTCGAAGATAAGGGCTGTGCCTTGTGGAATACGCGGCAGCGGATACAGCTGCAGTTCGGGAAAGAGGCCGGGCTGCGTATTATAAGGCGGGAGGAAGGCGGAGTTGAGACCCAGCTGTACTGGCCTAATCAGTCAGATTACGATAGTGCCTCATAA